A single Elaeis guineensis isolate ETL-2024a chromosome 15, EG11, whole genome shotgun sequence DNA region contains:
- the LOC105058679 gene encoding UV-B-induced protein At3g17800, chloroplastic: MDAAAAAVRSAQYLCKASDFASRSCALAAYLPGFVSFDPKSHFCTRSLKGCRSLSVSKLGQSGFCSRRNTGIKASFSSPNPSESSSRIAPLQLESPIGQFLSQILISHPHLVPAAVDQQLEQLQTDREAEKNKKGPSPSGTDVVLYRRIAEVKAKERRRALEEILYALVVQKFIEADISLVPSLAQLTNASGKVKQWRPSEEEKLERLHSPEAYEVIKNHLALILGQGLGDSNSVASVSKLRVVLVYAASVIYGYFLKRVDQRFQLEKSMKTLPWGSVEENEEDAVKQAMPDESRPLTQIGNSHPVASLGSSPSFNHGGVGHSVKPCRLRSYFKAFDSQMLQRYVKVRSKEAFHIIEKHTEALFGRPEIVIAPQGTIDSSKDEIVKISFAGLRRLILEAVTFGSFLWDTESYVDTRYHFMTN, encoded by the exons ATGGATGCCGCGGCGGCGGCTGTTCGGTCTGCCCAATACCTCTGCAAGGCTTCCGATTTCGCTTCCAGATCGTGTGCTCTGGCGGCCTATCTGCCCGGTTTCGTCTCATTCGATCCCAAATCCCATTTCTGCACTAGATCGCTCAAG GGTTGCCGTTCACTCTCTGTATCGAAGCTAGGGCAAAGTGGATTTTGTTCTCGAAGGAACACTGGTATCAAGGCATCTTTTTCCTCCCCTAATCCATCCGAATCGTCCTCTCGGATAGCTCCTCTCCAGTTGGAATCACCAATTGGGCAGTTTTTATCTCAGATCCTCATCAGCCACCCACATCTCGTCCCTGCTGCCGTTGATCAACAGCTGGAGCAGCTCCAGACTGACCGCGAGGCTGAGAAGAACAAGAAGGGGCCCTCCCCTTCCGGCACTGACGTCGTTTTGTACAG GAGAATTGCCGAGGTGAAAGCTAAAGAGAGGAGAAGGGCCCTGGAGGAGATACTGTATGCCTTGGTTGTTCAGAAGTTCATCGAAGCTGATATTTCCTTGGTTCCCTCCCTGGCCCAATTGACCAACGCCTCGGGGAAGGTCAAACAATGGCGGCCTTCTGAGGAGGAGAAGCTCGAGAGGCTTCATTCTCCTGAGGCTTATGAGGTGATCAAGAACCACCTAGCTCTTATACTGGGGCAAGGATTAGGGGATTCGAACTCCGTTGCGTCCGTAAGCAAGCTTCGTGTTGTGCTGGTTTATGCTGCTTCAGTAATTTACGGATACTTCCTTAAGAGAGTGGACCAAAGGTTTCAACTTGAGAAGTCTATGAAGACCCTCCCGTGGGGAAGTGTTGAAGAGAATGAGGAGGATGCTGTTAAACAGGCAATGCCCGATGAGTCGAGACCCTTAACTCAGATTGGGAATTCTCATCCCGTGGCATCTTTGGGATCTTCTCCAAGCTTTAACCATGGTGGGGTTGGCCATAGTGTCAAGCCCTGCAGGCTACGGTCCTATTTCAAAGCATTTGATTCACAGATGTTGCAGAGGTATGTGAAAGTGAGGTCAAAGGAGGCCTTTCACATCATTGAGAAGCACACGGAGGCGTTGTTTGGGAGACCAGAAATTGTCATCGCCCCTCAGGGAACCATTGATTCCTCCAAGGACGAGATCGTCAAGATAAGTTTTGCTGGTTTGAGGAGGCTTATTTTGGAGGCTGTAACTTTTGGGTCTTTCCTCTGGGACACCGAGAGCTATGTAGATACCAGGTATCATTTCATGACTAACTAG
- the LOC105058682 gene encoding probable histidine kinase 4 isoform X2: MKREPSPVQDEYAPVIYSQETVSYIEALDMMSGEEDRENILRARASGKAVLTSPFRLLGSNQLGVVLTFPVYRAGLPADAMEEERIEATAGYLGGAFDVESLVENLLRQLAGNQDIMVNVYDVTNTSEPLIMYGPQFPDGYMSLSHISMLDFGDPFRRHQMKCRYSKKPPIPLSAISTPSGVFVICMLAGYILYAAWNRYDNVKEDCRKMEELKKQAEAADVAKSQFLATVSHEIRTPMNGVLGMLDMLLDTNLNLTQKDYAQTAQVCGKALISLINEVLDRAKIEAGRLEIESVPFDLRTVLDDVISLFSAKSREKGIELAVYVSDRVPKILMGDPGRIRQIITNLVGNSVKFTERGHIFVHVHLAEHSNMFMDAKVEGGLNGLSGEAKVTSISTALDTLSGLEAADGRNSWENFKLSLSYEQTWPYSSENGSPYDNHADKVTLMVTVEDTGIGIPFHAQNRVFTPFMQADSSTSRNYGGTGIGLSISKCLVELMGGQINFVSRPHIGSTFTFTAVFQRCSKNTGCDTKRTLSESLPTCFGGMRAILVDRRPVRGAVTRYHLQRLGICVECVSTINEVLNATRGQNGSLRSGIYSNKPCILLIEHDTWGTKVDVCLRDQLLQLKENGCIPEMPKVVLLATSESDKMKGGSNVGTVIMKPLRASTVAACFQEVLGMGKQQSRDRPKGSASLNGLLDGKNILVVDDNKVNLRVAAGVLKKYGAKVECAESGRDALSLLQLPHKFDACFMDVQMPEMDGFEATRQIRMMESQASEKNRNGERTVAEEGFSKAEWHLPILAMTADVIQATYEECTKCGMDGYVSKPFEEVQLFQAVAKFLVKLS, encoded by the exons ATGAAACGGGAACCATCGCCAGTTCAAGATGAGTATGCGCCTGTGATATATTCTCAGGAGACCGTATCCTACATTGAAGCCCTTGACATGATGTCTGGAGAG GAAGATCGAGAAAATATTTTGAGGGCTAGGGCTAGTGGCAAAGCTGTTCTTACAAGTCCATTCAGACTGCTGGGATCCAATCAGCTAGGTGTGGTCTTGACATTTCCGGTTTATCGCGCAGGTCTTCCCGCCGATGCGATGGAAGAAGAACGTATAGAAGCAACTGCAGG GTATCTTGGAGGAGCTTTTGATGTTGAGTCACTTGTGGAAAACTTGCTGAGGCAGCTCGCTGGAAATCAGGATATTATGGTGAATGTGTATGATGTTACCAACACTTCTGAGCCCTTGATCATGTATGGGCCCCAATTTCCTGATGGTTACATGTCACTTTCACATATCAGCATGCTTGATTTTGGAGACCCATTCCGGAGGCACCAAATGAAATGCAG GTACAGTAAGAAGCCTCCCATTCCATTGTCAGCCATTTCTACCCCTTCTGGTGTTTTTGTGATCTGCATGCTAGCAGGATATATATTATATGCTGCTTGGAATCGCTATGACAATGTTAAGGAAGATTGTAGAAAAATGGAAGAGCTAAAAAAACAAGCAGAGGCTGCAGACGTTGCTAAATCTCAG TTTCTTGCAACAGTTTCTCATGAGATCAGAACTCCCATGAATGGTGTCCTTG GGATGCTAGATATGCTTCTAGATACCAACCTAAATCTAACCCAGAAGGATTATGCTCAAACTGCTCAAGTCTGTGGAAAGGCATTGATATCTTTGATAAATGAAGTGCTTGACCGAGCAAAAATTGAAGCTGGCAGGTTAGAGATAGAGTCAGTGCCATTTGACCTGCGAACAGTCCTAGATGATGTCATCTCTTTGTTTTCTGCAAAATCAAGAGAGAAGGGAATTGAG CTTGCTGTATATGTTTCTGACAGAGTTCCCAAAATTCTCATGGGCGACCCAGGGAGAATTCGTCAAATAATCACAAATCTTGTGGGAAATTCAGTCAAA TTTACTGAACGTGGTCACATTTTTGTCCATGTTCATCTGGCTGAGCATTCAAATATGTTCATGGATGCAAAAGTTGAAGGAGGCTTGAATGGACTTTCAGGTGAAGCCAAAGTTACATCCATCAGCACTGCGTTGGATACTTTAAGTGGTTTAGAAGCTGCTGATGGTAGAAACAGTTGGGAAAATTTTAAGCTGTCACTTTCTTATGAGCAAACCTGGCCTTATTCATCTGAAAATGGGAGTCCATATGACAACCATGCTGATAAAGTAACCCTCATGGTAACTGTAGAGGATACTGGAATAGGGATCCCATTTCATGCCCAAAATCGGGTTTTCACACCTTTTATGCAGGCTGACAGCTCGACCTCCAGGAATTATGGAGGAACTGGTATTGGCTTGAGCATCAGTAAGTGTCTTGTTGAACTGATGGGTGGGCAAATAAACTTTGTAAGCCGTCCTCATATTGGAAGCACGTTTACATTCACTGCTGTCTTCCAAAGATGCAGTAAGAATACAGGTTGTGATACAAAGAGAACTCTTTCTGAATCTTTACCTACCTGTTTTGGAGGAATGAGAGCAATTTTAGTTGATAGAAGACCAGTTAGAGGTGCTGTAACAAGATACCATCTACAAAGGTTGGGCATATGTGTTGAATGTGTTAGTACCATCAATGAGGTGCTTAATGCAACAAGAGGACAAAATGGTAGCTTGAGATCTgg TATATATAGCAACAAACCATGCATATTGTTAATCGAGCATGATACATGGGGTACTAAAGTGGATGTTTGCTTGAGAGATCAACTATTACAATTGAAAGAGAATGGGTGCATTCCTGAAATGCCCAAGGTGGTCCTTCTTGCGACTTCTGAATCTGATAAAATGAAGGGTGGATCTAATGTTGGAACTGTGATCATGAAGCCTCTGAGAGCAAGCACAGTGGCCGCATGCTTTCAAGAAGTCCTGGGAATGGGAAAACAACAAAGTAGAGATAGGCCCAAAGGATCAGCTTCCCTTAATGGCCTGCTAGATGGAAAGAATATCTTAGTGGTTGATGATAATAAGGTGAATCTTAGAGTTGCTGCGGGTGTCCTGAAAAAGTATGGGGCAAAGGTGGAGTGTGCTGAGAGTGGCAGAGATGCTCTTTCTCTCCTCCAACTGCCACACAAGTTCGATGCCTGCTTCATGGATGTTCAAATGCCGGAGATGGACGG GTTTGAGGCAACTCGTCAGATACGCATGATGGAGAGTCAGGCAAGTGAAAAGAACAGGAATGGAGAAAGAACTGTTGCTGAGGAAGGTTTTTCCAAGGCTGAATGGCACCTGCCAATCCTAGCCATGACAGCTGATGTCATCCAAGCAACATATGAGGAGTGCACAAAATGTGGTATGGATGGCTATGTCTCCAAGCCCTTCGAGGAAGTGCAGCTTTTTCAGGCAGTTGCGAAGTTCTTGGTGAAACTCAGCTGA
- the LOC105058682 gene encoding probable histidine kinase 4 isoform X1, with product MAAGDRRWWLNRKATVVLWVAASVGIWVGLHCYIRRVSMRKAEEVLVSMCEERARMLQDQFAVSVNHVHALAILVSTFHYQKHPPALDQGTFADYTARTAFERPLLSGVAYAQRVVDSERELFENHQGWTIKTMKREPSPVQDEYAPVIYSQETVSYIEALDMMSGEEDRENILRARASGKAVLTSPFRLLGSNQLGVVLTFPVYRAGLPADAMEEERIEATAGYLGGAFDVESLVENLLRQLAGNQDIMVNVYDVTNTSEPLIMYGPQFPDGYMSLSHISMLDFGDPFRRHQMKCRYSKKPPIPLSAISTPSGVFVICMLAGYILYAAWNRYDNVKEDCRKMEELKKQAEAADVAKSQFLATVSHEIRTPMNGVLGMLDMLLDTNLNLTQKDYAQTAQVCGKALISLINEVLDRAKIEAGRLEIESVPFDLRTVLDDVISLFSAKSREKGIELAVYVSDRVPKILMGDPGRIRQIITNLVGNSVKFTERGHIFVHVHLAEHSNMFMDAKVEGGLNGLSGEAKVTSISTALDTLSGLEAADGRNSWENFKLSLSYEQTWPYSSENGSPYDNHADKVTLMVTVEDTGIGIPFHAQNRVFTPFMQADSSTSRNYGGTGIGLSISKCLVELMGGQINFVSRPHIGSTFTFTAVFQRCSKNTGCDTKRTLSESLPTCFGGMRAILVDRRPVRGAVTRYHLQRLGICVECVSTINEVLNATRGQNGSLRSGIYSNKPCILLIEHDTWGTKVDVCLRDQLLQLKENGCIPEMPKVVLLATSESDKMKGGSNVGTVIMKPLRASTVAACFQEVLGMGKQQSRDRPKGSASLNGLLDGKNILVVDDNKVNLRVAAGVLKKYGAKVECAESGRDALSLLQLPHKFDACFMDVQMPEMDGFEATRQIRMMESQASEKNRNGERTVAEEGFSKAEWHLPILAMTADVIQATYEECTKCGMDGYVSKPFEEVQLFQAVAKFLVKLS from the exons ATGGCTGCAGGGGACCGGAGGTGGTGGCTGAACCGCAAGGCGACAGTGGTGTTGTGGGTGGCAGCCTCGGTGGGGATATGGGTGGGACTCCATTGCTACATCCGGAGGGTGAGCATGAGGAAGGCTGAGGAGGTGCTGGTGAGCATGTGCGAGGAGCGTGCGAGAATGTTGCAGGACCAGTTTGCAGTGAGCGTCAACCATGTCCATGCCCTTGCCATCCTCGTCTCCACCTTCCACTACCAGAAGCACCCGCCCGCCCTCGATCAG GGAACATTTGCAGATTACACAGCACGGACCGCATTCGAGCGGCCATTGCTCAGTGGAGTGGCATATGCTCAACGTGTTGTTGATTCTGAAAGGGAGTTGTTTGAAAATCATCAGGGGTGGACGATCAAGACTATGAAACGGGAACCATCGCCAGTTCAAGATGAGTATGCGCCTGTGATATATTCTCAGGAGACCGTATCCTACATTGAAGCCCTTGACATGATGTCTGGAGAG GAAGATCGAGAAAATATTTTGAGGGCTAGGGCTAGTGGCAAAGCTGTTCTTACAAGTCCATTCAGACTGCTGGGATCCAATCAGCTAGGTGTGGTCTTGACATTTCCGGTTTATCGCGCAGGTCTTCCCGCCGATGCGATGGAAGAAGAACGTATAGAAGCAACTGCAGG GTATCTTGGAGGAGCTTTTGATGTTGAGTCACTTGTGGAAAACTTGCTGAGGCAGCTCGCTGGAAATCAGGATATTATGGTGAATGTGTATGATGTTACCAACACTTCTGAGCCCTTGATCATGTATGGGCCCCAATTTCCTGATGGTTACATGTCACTTTCACATATCAGCATGCTTGATTTTGGAGACCCATTCCGGAGGCACCAAATGAAATGCAG GTACAGTAAGAAGCCTCCCATTCCATTGTCAGCCATTTCTACCCCTTCTGGTGTTTTTGTGATCTGCATGCTAGCAGGATATATATTATATGCTGCTTGGAATCGCTATGACAATGTTAAGGAAGATTGTAGAAAAATGGAAGAGCTAAAAAAACAAGCAGAGGCTGCAGACGTTGCTAAATCTCAG TTTCTTGCAACAGTTTCTCATGAGATCAGAACTCCCATGAATGGTGTCCTTG GGATGCTAGATATGCTTCTAGATACCAACCTAAATCTAACCCAGAAGGATTATGCTCAAACTGCTCAAGTCTGTGGAAAGGCATTGATATCTTTGATAAATGAAGTGCTTGACCGAGCAAAAATTGAAGCTGGCAGGTTAGAGATAGAGTCAGTGCCATTTGACCTGCGAACAGTCCTAGATGATGTCATCTCTTTGTTTTCTGCAAAATCAAGAGAGAAGGGAATTGAG CTTGCTGTATATGTTTCTGACAGAGTTCCCAAAATTCTCATGGGCGACCCAGGGAGAATTCGTCAAATAATCACAAATCTTGTGGGAAATTCAGTCAAA TTTACTGAACGTGGTCACATTTTTGTCCATGTTCATCTGGCTGAGCATTCAAATATGTTCATGGATGCAAAAGTTGAAGGAGGCTTGAATGGACTTTCAGGTGAAGCCAAAGTTACATCCATCAGCACTGCGTTGGATACTTTAAGTGGTTTAGAAGCTGCTGATGGTAGAAACAGTTGGGAAAATTTTAAGCTGTCACTTTCTTATGAGCAAACCTGGCCTTATTCATCTGAAAATGGGAGTCCATATGACAACCATGCTGATAAAGTAACCCTCATGGTAACTGTAGAGGATACTGGAATAGGGATCCCATTTCATGCCCAAAATCGGGTTTTCACACCTTTTATGCAGGCTGACAGCTCGACCTCCAGGAATTATGGAGGAACTGGTATTGGCTTGAGCATCAGTAAGTGTCTTGTTGAACTGATGGGTGGGCAAATAAACTTTGTAAGCCGTCCTCATATTGGAAGCACGTTTACATTCACTGCTGTCTTCCAAAGATGCAGTAAGAATACAGGTTGTGATACAAAGAGAACTCTTTCTGAATCTTTACCTACCTGTTTTGGAGGAATGAGAGCAATTTTAGTTGATAGAAGACCAGTTAGAGGTGCTGTAACAAGATACCATCTACAAAGGTTGGGCATATGTGTTGAATGTGTTAGTACCATCAATGAGGTGCTTAATGCAACAAGAGGACAAAATGGTAGCTTGAGATCTgg TATATATAGCAACAAACCATGCATATTGTTAATCGAGCATGATACATGGGGTACTAAAGTGGATGTTTGCTTGAGAGATCAACTATTACAATTGAAAGAGAATGGGTGCATTCCTGAAATGCCCAAGGTGGTCCTTCTTGCGACTTCTGAATCTGATAAAATGAAGGGTGGATCTAATGTTGGAACTGTGATCATGAAGCCTCTGAGAGCAAGCACAGTGGCCGCATGCTTTCAAGAAGTCCTGGGAATGGGAAAACAACAAAGTAGAGATAGGCCCAAAGGATCAGCTTCCCTTAATGGCCTGCTAGATGGAAAGAATATCTTAGTGGTTGATGATAATAAGGTGAATCTTAGAGTTGCTGCGGGTGTCCTGAAAAAGTATGGGGCAAAGGTGGAGTGTGCTGAGAGTGGCAGAGATGCTCTTTCTCTCCTCCAACTGCCACACAAGTTCGATGCCTGCTTCATGGATGTTCAAATGCCGGAGATGGACGG GTTTGAGGCAACTCGTCAGATACGCATGATGGAGAGTCAGGCAAGTGAAAAGAACAGGAATGGAGAAAGAACTGTTGCTGAGGAAGGTTTTTCCAAGGCTGAATGGCACCTGCCAATCCTAGCCATGACAGCTGATGTCATCCAAGCAACATATGAGGAGTGCACAAAATGTGGTATGGATGGCTATGTCTCCAAGCCCTTCGAGGAAGTGCAGCTTTTTCAGGCAGTTGCGAAGTTCTTGGTGAAACTCAGCTGA
- the LOC105058683 gene encoding protein TITANIA, with amino-acid sequence MFADSDRPKGSSSRLDAAQSNPKPLDLEISSPKSSLFGGDGGGEKPGASSSAAPQELTLSYLCENPKPGLQEKEGPGSDLFVALEKARAKGKEIALDPPDDDGKRWVERDFLQLGGVKAPVKREGPEGFEVEGREKKLKIGTLNLSLGPPNLSLSLNSANPAAPQATVPAPAAPSSATPPPPPAAPAKRSFSNNTRATNSDDYGASLSYSCSVAFSHNPSCSLTRNSTENFDMSRENDTMWYAGEGTNGSVHSRFKPVGDSITFSNLGGFPHMQGENKDRANCSENISFFPVELPARPAKANAGATSDAGKERMMLTRLDRVLKEMVSESVPYMAQMLQDFPTESLEAVKECLRNLMSTPEKRDEFASLQRRLERRSDLTSETLSKCHKTQLEVLVAIKTGIVNYVSGRCLIPSKELVEIFLQLRCPNVNCKSLVPVDDCDCKFCSGKKGFCSACMCPVCLKFDCAANTCSWVGCDVCSHWCHAACGIDKNLIRPGPSLKGPMGMTEMQFRCPGCGHVSEMFGFVKEVFNCFAKDWGLETLLKELDCVRKIFHDSEDFEGKGLHAKAEEILNMLAKKLISPMDACNNMLQFFKYGVTEFSVTGSSSNNILGTQANQHADTLPLPSSTAVAPPKSILSFKPTSSMLETKMDSLKTDPKPLAVEAHFTPGKGDGFQSLETIVKFKEAEAKLFQRLADEARREMEGYRQIARAKSEKLEEEYATKLAKLCLQESRERRTRKLEELKFLENSHCDYHKMKMRMQAEIASLLERMEATKKMWV; translated from the exons ATGTTCGCGGATTCCGATCGCCCGAAGGGTTCCTCTTCGAGGCTCGACGCTGCCCAATCGAACCCTAAGCCCCTCGATCTCGAAATCTCCAGCCCGAAATCCAGTCTTTTCGGTGGCGACGGCGGCGGCGAGAAGCCCGGTGCCTCCTCCTCCGCCGCCCCCCAGGAGCTGACGCTGAGCTACCTTTGCGAGAACCCCAAGCCGGGGCTCCAGGAAAAGGAGGGACCTGGGAGCGATCTCTTCGTCGCGCTGGAGAAAGCCCGAGCCAAAGGGAAGGAGATCGCCTTGGACCCACCGGACGACGACGGAAAGCGGTGGGTTGAGAGGGATTTCCTCCAGCTTGGTGGCGTCAAGGCGCCGGTGAAGCGAGAGGGGCCGGAGGGTTTCGAGGTAGAGGGACGGGAAAAGAAGCTCAAGATTGGGACCCTGAACCTTTCCCTCGGGCCGCCCAACCTCTCGCTTTCGCTCAATTCGGCGAATCCGGCTGCTCCGCAGGCGACTGTCCCCGCTCCTGCTGCTCCCAGTTCGGCAaccccgccgccgccgccggctGCTCCGGCGAAGAGGAGCTTTAGCAACAACACACGCGCCACCAATTCCGACGACTATGGCgcctcgctctcctactcgtgctCGGTGGCCTTCTCGCACAACCCCAGCTGCTCCCTCACCAGGAATTCCACCGAGAACTTCGATATGTCGCGGGAGAACGATACGATGTGGTACGCTGGGGAGGGGACGAACGGGTCAGTCCACAGTCGATTCAAGCCCGTGGGTGATAGCATCACTTTCTCGAACCTCGGCGGCTTCCCTCACATGCAGGGAGAGAACAAGGACCGGGCAAACTGCTCGGAGAACATCTCCTTCTTCCCTGTCGAGTTGCCTGCAAGGCCAGCGAAAGCTAATGCTGGTGCAACCTCGGATGCTGGAAAGGAGAGAATGATGCTTACGAGGCTGGACAGGGTATTGAAAGAGATGGTGTCAGAGTCAGTCCCTTACATGGCGCAGATGCTTCAAGATTTTCCCACCGAGTCGCTTGAAGCTGTGAAGGAGTGTCTGAGGAATCTGATGAGCACCCCGGAGAAGAGGGATGAGTTTGCTAGCCTCCAGAGAAGGCTCGAGAGGAGATCGGACCTTACATCTGAGACCCTCTCCAAGTGTCACAAGACACAGCTCGAAGTTCTGGTCGCGATCAAGACTGGTATCGTGAATTATGTGTCTGGAAGGTGCCTCATTCCTTCAAAGGAGCTGGTCGAGATATTCTTGCAGCTGAGGTGCCCAAATGTTAACTGCAAGAGCTTAGTGCCTGTCGATGATTGTGACTGCAAGTTTTGCTCGGGCAAGAAGGGATTTTGTAGTGCTTGCATGTGCCCCGTCTGTCTGAAGTTTGATTGTGCTGCAAATACATGCAGTTGGGTCGGGTGTGATGTTTGCTCCCATTGGTGCCATGCTGCGTGTGGGATTGACAAGAACCTGATTAGGCCTGGGCCGTCCTTGAAGGGTCCAATGGGTATGACAGAGATGCAGTTCCGTTGCCCTGGGTGTGGGCATGTTTCTGAGATGTTTGGATTTGTGAAAGAAGTTTTTAACTGCTTTGCGAAGGATTGGGGTCTTGAGACCTTGTTGAAGGAGCTGGACTGTGTTAGGAAGATCTTCCATGATAGTGAGGATTTTGAGGGGAAGGGGCTGCATGCAAAGGCAGAAGAGATTCTCAACATGCTCGCAAAGAAGCTTATTTCACCCATGGATGCGTGTAACAACATGCTGCAGTTTTTCAAGT ATGGAGTTACAGAGTTCTCTGTTACTGGAAGCTCCTCCAATAACATACTTGGAACTCAAGCAAACCAGCATGCAGACACACTTCCTCTTCCATCATCAACAGCTGTTGCCCCTCCAAAATCTATACTTAGCTTCAAACCAACCAGCTCTATGCTAGAAACCAAAATGGATTCTCTCAAAACAGATCCAAAACCGCTTGCGGTTGAAGCTCATTTCACCCCAGGGAAAGGGGATGGCTTTCAGAGCTTGGAGACTATTGTGAAGTTCAAAGAGGCAGAGGCAAAGCTCTTCCAGAGGCTTGCAGATGAAGCCAGGAGGGAAATGGAGGGCTACCGCCAGATTGCCCGTGCCAAGTCTGAGAAGCTGGAGGAGGAGTATGCAACCAAGCTCGCTAAGCTTTGTCTTCAGGAGAGTCGGGAGCGCCGGACGAGGAAGCTCGAGGAGCTCAAATTCCTCGAGAACTCTCACTGTGACTACCATAAGATGAAGATGAGGATGCAAGCTGAGATAGCCAGCTTGCTGGAAAGAATGGAAGCAACAAAGAAAATGTGGGTATAA